The DNA window GGAGGAGAGATTTGAACTCTCGAGGAGCTATTAACCCCTGCTGGTTTTCAAGACCAGTGCATTCGGCCACTCTGCCACCCCTCCGCAGCAATGGAGCGTATAATACAGCGTTTTAACTAAAGATAAAGTGTTTTTGAAATTTAATCACATTTTTAAGCAGAAAGACTTGTTTTTAACTTATTTGGCTATAAATTAACAATATCGTCATATTATGTCGGAACTTTAGGGTATACTACTACTCTAACAAGCAGTGTTAATTATTTAAGGAAAAGACACAATGCAACAACGTACGATTCAGACTCAGTCGCAAGCAAGCGTACTAGCGACGAATAAGGTACTTAAAAATACCTATATGCTATTAGCGATGACACTAGCGTTTTCAGCATTAGTTGCTGCCGCAGTGGTTACATTAAACTTACCTTCTCCAGGTTTCATCATTACCTTAGTCGGTGTGTATGGTTTAATGTACCTAACAGAAAAGAACCGTAACAACTCAATGGGTATTCTATTTGTATTCATGTTTACCGGTTTTTTAGGTTATACCGTAGGCCCATTAATTAACAGGTACTTAGGTGCAGGTATGGGTGACATTGTTGTAATGGCATTTGCTGGTACTGCATTTACGTTCTTTGCTCTGTCTGCATATGTGCTAACAACAAAGAAGGATATGTCTTTTCTTAACGGCATGATGATGGCTGGTTTTGTTGTACTACTCATCGCTATGGTTGGTAACTTCTTCCTACAAATCCCAGCGCTTAGTCTAGCAATCAGTGCTATGTTTATTCTGTTTTCATCTGCTGCAATCTTGATGCAAACAAGCTCAATCATTCATGGCGGTGAAACCAGCTACATTTCAGCAACTGTAACTATCTTTTTATCTCTCTATAATATCTTTGTTAGCTTATTACAAATCTTAGGTATTATGGGTAGCGACGACTAATCTCGTTGTTAGTGAATAAAGTAAATATAACGCCTTATTTGTTAAGTCGTGTTAATTTAAATGCTACTCATCGAGAATTAATTTAAGTTATACTGCGGCATAAGAAGTTAAGTTATATTAACAAATAGTGAAAAGCCTCGTTTGACGAGGCTTTTTTGTTTTCCCTCTACGATTAGTTTATGCCTATGTTAATTATCAATGAACAAGAAATCGCAACCGACAAACTGGGTTATTTACTTAACTCTAGCGATTGGAGTGAAGCACTTGCGCCGATTATTGCTGAACAAGAAGGTATCAGCCTTAGCCCCGCTCATTGGGAAGTCGTTCATTTCGTGCGTAATTTTTACCTTGAATACAATACCTCCCCTGCTATCCGCGCATTAGTGAAAGCAATGGCGAAGAAACTGGGAGCAGATAAAGGTAACAGCATCTATTTATACAAGCTGTTTCCTAAAGGCCCAGCGAAACAAGCAACCAAAATAGCCGGATTACCTAAACCAGCTAAGTGTTTATAACAAAAGTCTTTGTTAATCATGATAGCGGCCTGCTTGCCCTAGTCCGCTATCACTTACAGTCAGCAGCAATCGCTCATTCGTTCGTATTAACTAACCGCTTATAGATTGCCTTGATTGAACTCTTGTTGATATTTCAATACCTTTTCTAAATAACGCCGTGCTTCTTCCTTCGGATGCTTGTTCGTTAACGCCCAGTAAGCTTGGTTAGGTTGAAGTTTATTCAGATCGGCCATCGCCCGTTTACGATCGCTATCAAAAGTCGATAACATTCCCCCAGTCCCGCCATTATAAGAAGAGATCATGCTGTAGTGCAGTGTGGTCGGATGCTTAACATCTTTCAAATAGCGGTTCTTAAGGATATAAAAATAGGCGGTCCCAGTATCAATATTATTAACCGGATCAAATAAATATGCCGAGGAGGGTATCCCAGATTTATGCTTAACTAAATTAAACACATCCGCTCCGGCCGTTTTTGGGATCACTTGCATTAATCCATATGCGCCAGCACGACTTACCGCATAAGGATTAAAACTGCTTTCAGTTTTGATAATGGCATAGATTAAATCTTCTGCAATACCGTAGCGCTGTGAAGCCTGCCGGATCAAATGAGCATATTGATATTCACGCAGCTCAAGATGGTCCTGTACTAAGTCAATTTCAACATAATAGGCATTACCGCGCTTGAGTAGCTTATGTTGTAGCTTATTTTCCAGCAAATATTCCGCGAAACGGTTAGCTCGCCAAGACCATTCAATCACACGTCCATCTTGGTCTTTTACCTGACCAAGTAAAAATGGCTTACCGGATAACTCAATATGCTTATCACTAAACAGCTCGACCTTGGAAGGATCTGCAGGCATAAGTAGGGTTTCAACAATAGCACGCTTCAGATGTTGTTTTGGTTGATAAGAGGCAATGGTACTAACATAAATCTTACCATAGTCAAAGTCGATGTGGGCACGGGTGCGGTAGCCATCGATATATTTAACATATTGATGCTTACTGGCGCTCAAATAATCATCGTCACCCCATTGCTTCTTAACTTTACTGGTAAAAGCAATAATTAACTTTTCAAAGGCCTGCTGATCATAGAATTTGTTTTGTCGCAAAGCGGGTTTAGCGTTAACTGTGACAGGTTCACATTGGCAATTAGACTGGGGTTGTTGCACACAAGCAGTCAACGATAGTAACAACAGGATAGAACAGATAAACTTCATCATAACGTCAGGATTAATAAAGGAATAACAGGGGGTAATTATCCCTTGGGTTAAGACGATATCATAGTGTTTTATCAATTAGATTGTACAGTAACGAAAGAAAAAAGCCCCACTGATAATAACCAGTGGGGCTCTTGTTGTACTTGTTTAAGCCATTAGCTAGATGGCATTAACCCATATGCGTTAGACCGCCCATGTAGCCTTGTAATACTTCAGGTACTTCAACACGGCCATCAGCAAGTTGATAGTTCTCTAGAATCGCGACTAACGTACGACCTACCGCTAAACCCGAGCCGTTTAGTGTATGTAATAATACTGGCTTCTTATTGTCTTTAAGACGTGTACGAGCTTGTAAACGACGAGCTTGGAAATCTTCACAGTTAGATACTGAAGAAATTTCACGATACGTTTTCTGTGCAGGAACCCATACTTCTAGATCGTATGTTTTCGCTGCACCAAAGCCCATATCACCAGTACACAAGGTTACTACACGATAAGGTAAATTAAGCTTAATTAAGATGTTTTCAGCGTGCTGACGCATCTCTTCAAGTGCTTCGTATGATTTTTCAGGGTGTGCTAATTGCACCATCTCAACTTTATCAAACTGATGCTGACGAATTAAACCTCGTGTATCACGACCGTAAGAACCAGCTTCACTACGGAAACAAGGTGTGTGCGCCGTTAGACGTACAGGTAGATCCGCTTCGTCAGTAATGGTATCACGTGCAGTATTAGTCACTGGTACTTCAGCAGTTGGGATCAGGCTTAGACCTTGACCTTCTTCTGTTGCAGGCTTTGTGTGGAACAGATCTTCACCAAATTTTGGTAATTGGCCCGTACCGTATAACGAATCACTGTTAACAAGGTAAGGAACGTATAATTCTGTATAACCGTGTTCTTCAGTGTGTGTATCAAGCATAAATTGCGCGATAGCACGGTGCATACGTGCAATTTGGCCACGCATAACAATGAAACGTGAACCGGTAATCTTAACTGCATTTTTAAAATCTAGACCGCCAAGCGCTTCACCTACATCAACGTGATCTTTAATTTCAAAATCAAATTCTTTTGGTTGACCCCAACGCTTTAGCTCTACATTGTCATCTTCATCTTTACCTAGTGGTGCAGATGGATGTGGTAGGTTTGGTAGCGATAATGCAATTGCTTCGATTTGAGCTAATAATTCAGTAAGCTCTAATTTTGCCGCATCAAGTTCTTCGCCTAATTTACCAACTTCAGCTAATAGTGGCTGAATATCTTCACCACTTGCTTTTGCTTTACCAATGGATTTAGAACGTACGTTACGATCATTCTGTAATTGCTCTGTACGGATCTGTAATGCTTTACGTTGTTCTTCTAATGATTTGATTGTATCAACGTCTAGTTCAAAACCACGGCTCGCTAAACGCTGTTTAGCTTCTTCTAAGTCTGCTCGAAGAAATTTAGGATCTAACATTCTTTACCTACTCTGCTTGTTTTATTTCGACCTGAGTGCGATTTCCTTGCACAGGGCCCAAA is part of the Moritella viscosa genome and encodes:
- a CDS encoding membrane protein — encoded protein: MQQRTIQTQSQASVLATNKVLKNTYMLLAMTLAFSALVAAAVVTLNLPSPGFIITLVGVYGLMYLTEKNRNNSMGILFVFMFTGFLGYTVGPLINRYLGAGMGDIVVMAFAGTAFTFFALSAYVLTTKKDMSFLNGMMMAGFVVLLIAMVGNFFLQIPALSLAISAMFILFSSAAILMQTSSIIHGGETSYISATVTIFLSLYNIFVSLLQILGIMGSDD
- the tusE gene encoding sulfurtransferase tusE; the encoded protein is MLIINEQEIATDKLGYLLNSSDWSEALAPIIAEQEGISLSPAHWEVVHFVRNFYLEYNTSPAIRALVKAMAKKLGADKGNSIYLYKLFPKGPAKQATKIAGLPKPAKCL
- the mltC gene encoding membrane-bound lytic murein transglycosylase C, with the translated sequence MMKFICSILLLLSLTACVQQPQSNCQCEPVTVNAKPALRQNKFYDQQAFEKLIIAFTSKVKKQWGDDDYLSASKHQYVKYIDGYRTRAHIDFDYGKIYVSTIASYQPKQHLKRAIVETLLMPADPSKVELFSDKHIELSGKPFLLGQVKDQDGRVIEWSWRANRFAEYLLENKLQHKLLKRGNAYYVEIDLVQDHLELREYQYAHLIRQASQRYGIAEDLIYAIIKTESSFNPYAVSRAGAYGLMQVIPKTAGADVFNLVKHKSGIPSSAYLFDPVNNIDTGTAYFYILKNRYLKDVKHPTTLHYSMISSYNGGTGGMLSTFDSDRKRAMADLNKLQPNQAYWALTNKHPKEEARRYLEKVLKYQQEFNQGNL
- the serS gene encoding seryl-tRNA synthetase, encoding MLDPKFLRADLEEAKQRLASRGFELDVDTIKSLEEQRKALQIRTEQLQNDRNVRSKSIGKAKASGEDIQPLLAEVGKLGEELDAAKLELTELLAQIEAIALSLPNLPHPSAPLGKDEDDNVELKRWGQPKEFDFEIKDHVDVGEALGGLDFKNAVKITGSRFIVMRGQIARMHRAIAQFMLDTHTEEHGYTELYVPYLVNSDSLYGTGQLPKFGEDLFHTKPATEEGQGLSLIPTAEVPVTNTARDTITDEADLPVRLTAHTPCFRSEAGSYGRDTRGLIRQHQFDKVEMVQLAHPEKSYEALEEMRQHAENILIKLNLPYRVVTLCTGDMGFGAAKTYDLEVWVPAQKTYREISSVSNCEDFQARRLQARTRLKDNKKPVLLHTLNGSGLAVGRTLVAILENYQLADGRVEVPEVLQGYMGGLTHMG